The genomic interval AAAACATATCCCTCTCTATCTAGCTCTGACCTCCAACTCTTCAAAGCGCCTGACAGACACACCGAGTAGCACCCGATGTAGCGCGCGCCACGTGCCATGGCCACTCGCGAGGGCTGCCACTGTCCGGGCGCCGGGGGGCAAAACAATAATAACAGTATCCTGTACCATATACTGAAGAACGACAGACTCACGACCACCGAGgaacaacaaacaataacaaaacCACAACAACACCAACAGCATCGCTGGCACAGggtctcctcctgttcctcctcttcttcctcttcatcgCGGCTTGAGCTAAGGCAACAACAGGCATGCTCCTGCGGCTCCTCACGGCGAAGGGGGTCTCTCCGGTCCCCGCAGGTTACCTGCAAAGCCGCATCTGCGGTCCTCGTGAAGACTCTGCGGTTCGTGAAGAACGTGCCGTGTTTCCGCGAGCTGCCGGAGGATGACCAACTGCTGCTCGTTCGGAACTGCTGGGCTCCGCTGCTCGTGCTGGGCTTCGCGCAGGACCGGGTAGACTTCGAGACCACTGAGACTGCAGAGCCCAGCATGTTGCAACGGATCCTGACCGGTGGCTCTGGCAGCCAGAGCGGCTTAACGGACAGACAGGGTGAACCGCTGCTGGAGCAGAGCACGGAAACTTCTGGGGTCTCTCTCGCGGATATCCAGGGCATCAAAGCGTTCCTGAAGAAGTGTTGGGGTTTGGACATCAGTACCAAGGAGTATGCCTACATCAAAGGAGCAGTGCTATTCAACTCAGGTGGGCAGGATGCTTCTAAACGCGCCTAATATTCTCACTAAACATTcattgtcttgtcttgtcttgtgtcCGTACTGGAGCGCGTGTAAATATCTCCAATTTCATACATGTAATAATTTAGCACTGTCTctcgtttaaaaaaaattgcaaagCAGTTTCACAAGAAACAAACAGCACTGATTATTCAGGAAGACCCTGAATAATTTCGTGCTTAATGGCCAATTGCTACATAGGAAACTACATTTACAAAAATCTGGTATACCAATACACATAATCACCATTATTAGGCAACTAATTCCTGCATCTACTGCAAAGGAAGTATGTAGGCCTAGAGCTTATGGAATGATTGCTTTAGGAGATATATATCCTTCCATATCTGGAGACTTCAGAAACCTTGCCAAAGGGCCTTGTGAGGTATTTGGTAAGTAAGCTGTTGACAAACTACCTGTTTACCATATTGACCTGGGCTCTTTCAACAACCCAAAGTTTCTCTAAACGATGAttatgtttcccccccccccccccccccagatctcCCAGGTTTGCGCTACCTCCACTACATCCAGTCACTGCGGCGCGAGGCTCACCAGGCGCTCAACGAGCACGTGAAGCTGATCCACCGGGACGACACCACACGCTTCGCCAAACTGCTCATCACCCTGTCCATGCTTAGGGCCATCAGCCCCGCCGTGGTTGCACAGCTCTTCTTCAAGCCCGTCATCGGAGCTGTCAACATGGAGGATGTCCTACTGGAGATGTTCTATGGGAAGTAGATGCTTTCCATGGTCTCGTCCAGAAACAACCCTTAGATATGGCCCCCTATAAGCACTTCTAGCCCCTACTCCCTAGGCAATTTCACCTAGCCCCTACCCTCTAGAAACTTAACCTTGCCCCTagcccagggtttcccaaacttggtcctcggGACctcaaggggtgcacattttggtttttgccctaacactacacagctgattcaaataatcaactaatcatcaagctttgatcattggaatcagctgtgtagtgttagggcaaaaaccaaatcGTGCACCCCTTGAGGTCccgaggactgagtttgggaaacgctgccctAGCCCTTACCACCACTTCCCACAGCCCCTTACCCCTACCTCCTAGCCCCTACCCTCTACATACTTCATGTATATCTGACATTATTGTATAGAAATAAGCAATATGGCAGCTCCACTCTGCCCTCTGGTAGGCTATAAAGGAACAGTTTTGCTATGTTACATCTATCCAATGTTCAGCTCAACACCTGTGGGGTTGGTTCTGGACTGGACCTTAATATCTAAAGGACAGACAAACAGAATGTAAATCTAACTAACTGTTAACTAACCGTTAGATCTGAATGGACCGTTGAACAGAAGAATAGACAAAGGATgatatttgtttgttttgttaaaaaTGTTTTGAACACTGTGGTGGGTGAAGAACAGTCGGGGCAAAGGGGTGTGTGTTTTGGGATGGGGAGGGGTGAAGGAGAGGATACAGACCAAGAAGAGCTGCTGATCGGACTCTAACTTATTTCTTTTTACATAAAACTATTTTTCTATAATAAACGTATTCTCTGAACTGCTTTGCCATGCTTGTGTCAGGTGAGTGGTGCTCTGACTGTCACTTTGGAGATCAGAAAGGGCCCtggacactgatctaaggtcagcttTGTGGTTTACCCCCTAGTTGTTAAGGTTCGggataaactgatcctagatctgtgccttagGGCAAGTTCAACCCAGAGAGATCATATAACCCAATGTTCCTTTATTGGTAAATATGGTGCTGAGTAAACGTTCATATCTGTTCATAGTTTACAGTTCGCTGATCCAACATATGACCTTTGACATTGGTCTGAATTAAAGGTCACTTGTGGGAGCAGCAAACTGAACAGACATTCACTCTTTTCAACAAATGATCTTTTCTGTCCAGGTAGGAACATTCTCTTTTCATCTGAGTCGTAGGCAGCTAGTTTGTACTCTGCAGTGAAGAATGGCCTTTCTTCTAAGTCATCTACCATTGACTATTGTCCTGCATATAAGATGGATTCACATCTCACCACACATATTGATGCTCATACTCTGATTTCACAACTTCACAACATttttcctgtgtctctgtctgaggCAATAGGTGATTGTTGCTGTGCAATTGAGATACAGTAAGCTCATTTATCATGCTAGCACTCAGCTCTGTGGGTTATTGTATCCATTGTAGGATTATCACAAAAAAGAGATAGCAATGGACTGTTAAGGCCACAAGAGGGTACTGTTTAATCACATTTCACCGATCTTGtcgctctcacactcacacacactttagGGCAGGCACAGGTGCGCAGAATATAACTTGAGGAAATTACCTGCAGAGTTAGATTGCCTCCGGGAGCTTTCGAATTCTCTCCAAATCCCATCATTACTGGCCGGATATGTAACAAACGGTAATGCTACTGGCCAAGATATGCAGGAGGATCAGGGGGTGGGGAGAGCTACACGTCTCAGAGACACAAAATATAGTCACACAGTGGTCTAAGGAACCCTTCACAGATACAATCGGTTCCACATACATGGGGAAATTACAGAGTTGTAGAAAGTCTCTGCAAGAGCAAGAGAAGATCTCTGCTTCCGGCTCTGTTTTCTCTAGGAACCGTGCAGCTTCCTgctactgttgctctgctgtaggactgtgtgtgtgtgacagttcaGGAGCAGGGAAGCAATGAAGCTTGGAGACACAAGACGGTCAGGTGCGCTGAGCAGTCAGAACAGCAACTCACCCGTCTGCAACCACGCATCGCAACCAAGggctgagggtgtgtgtgtttgtgtgcgactGTGTGTGGGGAGGTAGGCGGAGTAGCGTTACGACAAGAAGACCACAACAGATGCCATGGAGCTGGCGGCGGGAGGAGTGTGAGCTGTTACCATGACGATGAGGGATTCGGGAACCTGTGGGTGGACCCCCAGCCCCCACCCTGCCCCCCATCAGGCTCTATCCCTTTAAACTGGTGTAGACCTGAAATGAAGGTGTAAGCAAGATGATAGTAGCTCCACTTTGCCCTCTGATAGGCCAGACACCCCCCCCTTCCcattcctctacacacacactaaatatGTTGATGTACATAtttatgtctctatctctcctccatcctctccatagGGGCCTATTTTCTTTCAAATTAAGCCCCTAATTGCTTAGGATAATAAAGAGCCTATTAATCCTGTGTCTAGTAATAAAAAGCCAGCTGTCAGGCAGGAGGCTGCCagacgagcgagagagagggtgagagagacacacacacacacacacacacaagctataTCACTGATGCTTGCCACcatgttgtgtgagagagagagatagaggcagagagagagagatgtgtgtgtattcAAGCCAGCCTGCCACACTTACTGGCCATATTACTGATTCGTGCCACCactgtgcgtgtgcttgtgtgtaagTATCATTGTCTCGTTGAACCATTGCTAATTTACTATGCACCAGCAGGTGGCAGTGTTTGACTGGGTTTAACGTCGATACCTGCAGAAATCCACTTTTTTGAGCTGAAAGACGATGGCCAAAGCTTACCCATGATGTTGTACAACGATTTAAGTCAATAAGTCATCGCTTTAGTCAAAGTATGATATATTTGGGCTTGAAGTGACAAATCTGAACTGCCCACTTTGGGAAATTCTGTGTGAATGTGGTGTCTTTTCCTATGATatgacaaatattttcagcctgCGTTTCGTTTCAGGGCTGGGTTTTATTTGAATGTTACCCCTCATCAGTATGGCATAGCTTATTAATCAGAAACAGCTACAAAGATATTGATCTTCGTGAATGTGTTGAGCCAAACAGCCTTGTGTCCCCTTGGCCCCTGAGTCATAGAGCAGATAAAACAGTTTTTCACTTCCTCTTGATTTCTTTACCAGAAAATCATCATAAtccatttatatttatttttgagCTAGtctgtattaaaaaaatatatgaccATTTTATAAATGCTATAATTGCGTGATATGATAGCATTTGGCAAACCCGCTCCCACCATTTCCCCAAGATGAGTGGCTTTGTCACTAAGGGTTTGCTTCACTACACGCTCTACTGCTTTGATTGGTGTACCGTTAGCTAGAAACCACAAGTGTCTATCTGGATAATGAAAAAAATAAAGTTCAAGGAACTTATAATTAGTTACAGGTTATTTGCGCCATGCATGATGATCATGAGCTAAATCATTGTAGCCTATCATTTCACTTCCCCTGTGAGAACTATGAGCACGGTCTGACTTGGCTTTTcatctttttctttctttctaacTATTTATATGGCGGATTTGCGGCTTCAATTTATGGAAGATGCCTTAATTAACATTGGAAGTCAAAGATAGGCCAGTGGTTTCCATCTGTGCCAAAGTTTTCCTTAAATCAATGCTAATGACAAATCCAGCTCCAGAACCAGCCATAGAGCCAGCTGCCTAatcttaaaaacaaacaaaaacaaaatgcaacaacagataacattagctagctagataaggttagcatgctagctagataaggttagcatgtaggctagataaggttagcatgctagctagataaggttagcatgctagctagataaggttagcatgctagctagataaggttagcatgctagctagctagataaggttagcatgctagctagtgtaatgaagtgctatttcctatgcaaatgaccagcttactgctattgcattgctataactgagacaacacatagcaacgtattttcaTAGTAAAACATGGTAGGGCTCATACaggatatctctcacacacacactcactgcgaggacacacagacttgccaagacaggaacgCACACACGCACCCCCTCCCCTGGggatgggctccaaagacaaagaactctgtcAAGAACCAATGGGATACGGACACCAGGCTGGAGGGGACTGTCTATCACCTACAAGCAACCTACCAGAAGCCAGgactaccagaatctacctacgtcatttcaatgtataaaatgaactgtaCGACGTGTTTCCGGTCTCTCTTGTTTTCCAATAGTTCACTATGAGCTTGACGAAACGGGGCCGTGCAGCACGTtttgccagatatcattactcttgaataaacggcctttactataccgtatccACCTTGTCCAGAGTCTCaacttggtctcgtttctcatgTATCATTCATCAACACTAGCTAAACTGATAGCTGTCAGTGCCTGTTGATGTTCATCAACTCCACATGGAAATTCCCATACCCAATTCGTGAATATGTATCAATGGCCTTCGTCATTCTTCGGGGGTGCAAACTAAACGTTCATTTCATCTCTAGGACAGGAAACAACGTTGAAATAGTGGCGGCAACTTCCTCTGTGGGCGGGATCCTTTAATCGTCATCTGTTCATAAAGCCTACCTACAGCACTACTTACACTTCTGACTTTTGGACCATGGAAGACCGTGTAAAATAGACAGAACATAAATGAAACAAGAGGAGATCAACATTTTTAATGTGCAGTGAGAAAGTAAGGGCAACTGATAAGTATGATTGTGTTTCTATAAAGATAGACAATTCTTTCCAAGTGAAAAtcgtgtttatatatatatatatttatataaatatcTATATCATATATAGAATACATATCTATTTGCTATGCATACTCAGAAATTACACCTTCAAATATAATTAAAAAACGTATTCCAAAGCACAGACTTATGCCTCTTCTTTCTTTAAACATGACCTATCCTATGGATTAAAAACAAAGGATTCTCAGGATGGAAAGAATACTTAAACAACTCAAccaaaacattgaaaatgcaTTCACTTTTTGAATCTAAGAATATTTTCACGAGGGACTCAAAATCCATCTTGTTGTCTTAACAAACCATGACCCATATAGCAAAGTAGTGTACAAAACCTGCATTACACACACTGCATACCTCTCCCTAAATGTCAGATGAAACGTAAATAAGTATGACTTCTCAAGCAAACTGTTTTTGTTATAAAAATATACTTATTTTTAAAATA from Oncorhynchus kisutch isolate 150728-3 linkage group LG26, Okis_V2, whole genome shotgun sequence carries:
- the LOC109871067 gene encoding nuclear receptor subfamily 0 group B member 1, whose amino-acid sequence is MATREGCHCPGAGGQNNNNSILYHILKNDRLTTTEEQQTITKPQQHQQHRWHRVSSCSSSSSSSSRLELRQQQACSCGSSRRRGSLRSPQVTCKAASAVLVKTLRFVKNVPCFRELPEDDQLLLVRNCWAPLLVLGFAQDRVDFETTETAEPSMLQRILTGGSGSQSGLTDRQGEPLLEQSTETSGVSLADIQGIKAFLKKCWGLDISTKEYAYIKGAVLFNSDLPGLRYLHYIQSLRREAHQALNEHVKLIHRDDTTRFAKLLITLSMLRAISPAVVAQLFFKPVIGAVNMEDVLLEMFYGK